One Natronomonas gomsonensis genomic window, ACTACCGGCAGGCGATTACGTCGGCGGGGACCGGGAGCATGGCTGCACTCGACGCCGAGGAGTATCTGGAGACGCTCTCGGAGCGGAAGCGCCAGCGCATCGAAGCGTAAGCAGGATAGAATTACGGGCCCCGACTGTCGTTCGAACCGATTTCACGTCCGTTTGGATGGGTTTGTCAGAACGTTTTGTAAGGCACTCTTCGACCGACCGGTAGAGCGACCAGCATGTCCGACAATCCGTTCACCGATTCATCCATCTCTCGCCGGCAGTTCGTTCGACTCTCCGCCGCGACTGGCGGAGCGCTCGCGCTACCCGGACAGGCCAGCGCCGACGCATCTGCGCCGGCGTTCGACGCCGAATACGAGTACCTCCTGAACCACACGCCAGATGACTACGCGGTGCCGACGCTCGTGACGTTCGATGACGTGGGGGGTCTGCGAGCGATGGAGGCGCTCGTCTCCGAGACGCGAACGACGGCCGAACCGCAACCGGCGGGTTACGCGACGCTGTCGACGACACAGGCCCAGCGAGTCGCCGACCTGCCGACGGCGGAGACGCTTCACTTCTCGCCGGGAGCGAACCCGTTCTGGCGACTCGGCTACTATCCCCTCGGCGTCTTTCCGGAACCCGAACGGAGCGTCGATTTCCTCGATTACGAGGAGGTGGCCGCCGGACTCGACCACCTCGCCGACGTACACGACGACCGGATGCGGGTGCTGTCTGTCGGGGAAAGCGCGGGCAAGTACAACAACATCAGCGACCGCCGGGACCCACGGGACGTACTCGTCGTCGAACTCGCCGAGAACGTCGACGACCGCGAAGCCTTCGCGGCGAAGAAGCAGGTGCTGATTAACTGCACCATCCACGGGAACGAGCGGGCCGGCGGCGAGGCCGCACCGCGGTTCATCGAGGAGGTGCTGACCGGCCGTGAGCGACACATCGAAGCGCTGCTCGAGGAGTACGCCCTCGTGTTCACCTTCACGAACCCCGACGGGTGGGCGGCCCGTCGACCGCAGTACGAAAGCAACGGGGTTCCGGGCGCGCCGCTGCACGAACGCGGCAATCTCGGCGGCGACACCAACCGCCAATTCCCCAATCCGGGATGGGTGTCCGCAGCCCACACCATCGCCGAACCGCTCGGGCGGACGCTGGACGGCGAGACACGGCCGCCGGACTACGTCGCGGAGACGACGCCCGATATGCTCGCGTTCGTCGAGCACTGTCGAACGTACGAGAACCTCGTCTGTGGTATCGACCTCCACGGGATGTTGACCTCGAAGGATTTCGTGCTCGCCCTCGATGGAGCCTCCCAGTCGTCGACGGACCAACTGCAGAACAGTTTCGACCTCATCGAGATTATCGACGACCACGTCACCGAGGCGTTGCCGGAGTGGGAGCAGGCCGGCGAGGCGCTGACTCCGCTCACCGACCAGTTCAACCCCAGCGCGGCGGGACTGTCGGCGATTCCCGAACAGGCGTTCAACTACGGAACGCCCGTCGAGACCATCGGCTACTCGGGGACAGGTTTCGTCGACGAGTGGATGTCGTTCCCCGAGGAGCTAGGCGGACTCGGCATCCCGAGTCTGACCATGGAGATGGCGTACTCGAACACCGTCGGTGGGAACGTCTTCGATCCGGTTCGCGTCGGGATGCAGGCCGACGGCTACCGGGCGTCGATTCGCGGCGCCGTCGAGTTCGCCACCCGCGATGTCGAGGGTCGTTTCGAGGGCGACGGCGACATCGCCTACGTCGAGACGGATTCGCTGACCGCCAGTGCCGAGGACTTGCCGCATCCCGCCGACGCACCGGACGGCGACGACGCGAGCGTCTCGACGACGAGCGAGACGACGGTTCCGGCCGGCGGAACGGGGATAGCGACGACGACCGTTGGCTCCGAGACGACCGCACTCGCGGTCCATCCCCACGTTCCTCAGTCGGTCGCAAGTGCACGCCTCCGAGCACCCGACGGCGATATCGTTCGCGAGTTCGATGCGACTGACGGTCGAGCACTCGGTGGGGCCTGCTGTGGGCTGCCGACGTGGGAGGTGTCGACCCCGGCGGCCGGCGAGTGGACGCTCGAACTGCGCGACGAACTGGGTGAGGGAAGCGACGCGCGGGCGTCGTTCGTTCAGGCCCGCGGCGCCGGTGAGGCGCCTGACCCCCGCGAGCAACTCGGCTACGAACAACGCGACTACGAGGTGACGCCGCTGCGGTACTTCGAGGACTTCGCTGACGACGCCGACGTGGCCGTCGACGGCGTGACCGTCGAGGAGGTCGTCGAAGCACCGGCGCCCGGAAAGAGTGTCGAGAACGGCAACGCATCCTTCACCGACGGTGTCGACCTTTCGCCGTACGACCATCTCGTCGCAATCCACGACGACGGCGAGGCCGACGAGGAGTACGTCGAGTCACTCGAGTCGTTCGTCGAAAGCGGTGGAAACCTCGTCGTCACCGACAGCGGCCTGAACCTGCTTTCGGCCTTCGAGAGCCTCGATATCGTTTCGGCGGATATCTACGAGCAGACCGGCTACGTCGGCCAACTCGATTCGGTGAATGACGGTCACCCACTGGTCACCGACCGCCGTCCGATTCAGGACCACCTGTGGTACATCGCGCCGGTCGGATACTCCGAGGACGAGGCGCCGGTGTGGAGTATCGACAGCAACACCTTCGAGGAGTCGGGTGGCACCGTCGCAGGGACCGCCGGCGGTGATGTCGTCGTCGGAACGCTGGAACTCGGAGCGGGAACGATACAGGTCGTCGGGTCGTTGCTGCCCGAGGCGAACCAATCGAACCTCCACCCGTTTGGCATGTGTGACTACGCGACGACGTACTTCGGCCACCTCGTGATGACGAACGCACTTCGCGGTCAGCAGGTCCGTGCGGTTGACGGCCGCGAGACGGTTCGGGTCGGTCGCGGGAGCGGCGAGTAATCGGACGCCAGCCACCGAGGTGTGGACGGCGACCGGCCGAACTCAACCGAAGATGCCGAAGCCGAGACCGCCGAGGAAGCCGACGATGACCGCGACGGGGTTGTCCTGGGTCTCGATGTCGACGGTGGCGACTTCCTCGCCGTCCTGCATGACCGCGAAGGAGTCACCGAACCCACCGCTGTTGCGGTCTTCGAACTCGTTGTACCCCTCGTAGGTCAGCGAGCCGGGTCCGAGGTACAACTCACCGTCCTTCTCGCAGTAACTGGCCTGTGATTCGCTTTCTACACAGTCGACGCGGGCGTGGCCGCCGGTGACGACGCCGTCGACGACGAGCGTGCTGCCGTCGTCGGTTTCGAAGGTAATCTCACCGGGAACGCCGTCGCCGCCGAGTTCGATGTCGTTTTCGCCGAGGGGGTCTTCGGCGGACTGGGCCGCCGCGGGCATCGTCGCGATTCCAACCCCGACCAACAGCGTCAGGAGGGCCACGATTGCAGTACGGGTGTCCATACCACACCCAAAACAACAAATAAATTTAGAGTTCTGCCGGCAAGTCACTGTCTTTTATAAACTGGCGACGAGCGACAGTCTACTTTCACCCCGGTTGGCAAAGTTCTTATTCGGTGCCGCGCCAAGACGTGATACCCTCATGGCGCGCGCGGAGAACACCGAAGTCATCGACAAGTTCGAGCAGTTCTACCGCGACTACTATCGCAACGAAATCGGTGAACTCGCCCAGAAGTACCCGAACGAACAGCGCTCGCTGTACGTCGACTGGGACGATCTCTATCGTTTCGACCCCGACCTCGCCGACGACTTTATCGCCCAACCCGAACAGATGCGCGACTACGCCGAGGAGGCCCTCCGACTGTACGACCTTCCGGTCGACGTGAAACTGGGACAGGCCCACGTTCGAATCCAGAACCTCCAGAAGACGACGGGCATCCGTGAAATCCGCGCGCGCCATCGCGGACAGTTGGTCGCCGTCTCCGGCATCATCCGGAAGGCGACCGACGTACGCCCGAAAGTGACCGAGGCCGCCTTCGAGTGTCAACGCTGTGGCACGCTTACCCGCATCCCCCAGACCTCCGGGGAGTTCTACGAACCCCACGAGTGTCAGGGCTGTGAGCGGCAGGGTCCCTTCGAAATCAACTTCGATCAATCGGAGTTCGTCGACGCCCAGAAACTCCGCGTTCAGGAGTCCCCCGAGGGATTGCGCGGCGGGGAGACGCCCCAGAGCATCGACGTGAACATCGAAGACGACATCACCGGGAAGGTGACTCCCGGCGACCACGTTCGGGTCATCGGTATCATCCACCTCGACCAACAGGAGCAAAACCAGAGCAAGACGCCCATCTTCGACGTGTACATGAGCGGCATCTCCGTCGAAATCGAGGACGAGGAGTTCGAGGAGATGGACATCACCGACGAGGACAAGAAGGAAATCTACGCGCTCTCCGAACAGCAGGACATCGAACAGCAGTTCATCGATTCGATGGCACCTTCCATCCACGGCTACGAACAGGAGAAACTCGCCATCATCCTGCAGTTGTTCGCCGGCGTCACGAAGAACCTCCCCAACGACTCCCGAGTGCGTGGGGACATCCACATCCTGCTGATGGGCGACCCCGGGACCGGGAAATCCCAACTGATTCAGTACGTCAAGAACATCGCCCCGCGGGCGGTGTCGACTTCCGGGAAGAGCAGCTCTGCGGCCGGGTTGTGTGTCACCGGCGATACGATGATTCACACCGACAGCGGATTCCAACCGATTCGCGACCTCGTTACTGGGGAGCTTCCCGAACCGGTTCGCGATGAGACGGCCGCCCCGAAGGCCGTCGGCGTACAGTCGTTCGACCGGAAAGCTGGCGAGATGACAGAAGCCACCACCTCACACGCGTGGCGAATGCCGGAGAAGCCGTGCCGTCGAATCGAGACGAGCGACGGGAAGGAACTCGAAGCCTCGGTGAACACGCCCGTGTTGACGTGCGGTTCCGACGGCATTGAGTGGCGGGAGATATCGGAAATCGAGGCCGGCGATTACGTCGCCATACCCCGACACGGGGACCTCGACCGTTCGCCGGTGCCCGTTCGGGAGTTCTTGGAACTGTCGACGGAGAAAATCCAGCTATCGGACGAATCGGTTGCGTTCCTCCGTGAGGCGCTTCAGGCGGAGTTCGGGACACTCAGAGACGCGGCGGCGGAACTGGACCTCTCGGAGGATTTCATCTACCTCCACCTCAAGAATCGCCACGTCCCACTGGAGAAACTGGACCGGATGCTTGGGGCTATCGGAGCGACCCGCGACGACGTTCAGTTCGAGCGGTTGATGCTCAGACACGGCGACAGCATCACGCTCCCCGAAACGTTCGACGAGGATCTCATGTACCTATCGGGTCTCGTATTCGGTGACGGCGATATCTCGCTGGACCGACGCGGGGGGAACCGAGGACAGGTTCGCATCTCCAACGGCGACGAGACGGTGCTTGAACGGGCGGCCGACATCTTCGAAGCCAAATTCGACAAGCGACCGGACATAGAGCATCAGGACGACAGAGTTCCGTCCATTCGGTTCAACAGCGCGACCGTCGCGCGGTTGTTCTCGAATGCGGGAATGGAGACGCCGAAAGCGGACCTCGCGTTGGCTCCG contains:
- a CDS encoding LAGLIDADG family homing endonuclease, whose protein sequence is MARAENTEVIDKFEQFYRDYYRNEIGELAQKYPNEQRSLYVDWDDLYRFDPDLADDFIAQPEQMRDYAEEALRLYDLPVDVKLGQAHVRIQNLQKTTGIREIRARHRGQLVAVSGIIRKATDVRPKVTEAAFECQRCGTLTRIPQTSGEFYEPHECQGCERQGPFEINFDQSEFVDAQKLRVQESPEGLRGGETPQSIDVNIEDDITGKVTPGDHVRVIGIIHLDQQEQNQSKTPIFDVYMSGISVEIEDEEFEEMDITDEDKKEIYALSEQQDIEQQFIDSMAPSIHGYEQEKLAIILQLFAGVTKNLPNDSRVRGDIHILLMGDPGTGKSQLIQYVKNIAPRAVSTSGKSSSAAGLCVTGDTMIHTDSGFQPIRDLVTGELPEPVRDETAAPKAVGVQSFDRKAGEMTEATTSHAWRMPEKPCRRIETSDGKELEASVNTPVLTCGSDGIEWREISEIEAGDYVAIPRHGDLDRSPVPVREFLELSTEKIQLSDESVAFLREALQAEFGTLRDAAAELDLSEDFIYLHLKNRHVPLEKLDRMLGAIGATRDDVQFERLMLRHGDSITLPETFDEDLMYLSGLVFGDGDISLDRRGGNRGQVRISNGDETVLERAADIFEAKFDKRPDIEHQDDRVPSIRFNSATVARLFSNAGMETPKADLALAPELTAAEHADAFLRGLMDADGSVSARDNGGSSVLLSTISEDLARQVQLLLETYGVRASVRERDRRGTYELADGRTIESKHVQYFVEMYGADIDRYAEAIGFEVPEKQEALEGIVAENRQQREMLPVGSALATVDGSAGEYYQNVNRGDNPGRARARTMLEDIDLGSAEPNVREAVEADLRWDEVVAAVDTGEKEVFDLTVPETHNFVGNGIVTHNTAAAVRDDFADGQQWTLEAGALVLADRGVAAVDELDKMDSSDRSALHEGLEQQQISVNKAGINATLKSRCSLLAAANPKYGRFDQHEKYSQQIDLEPALLSRFDIMFIITDVPDQEKDKELAEHIVQTNYAGEVYTHQQQNPTSNFSEDEVEKATEDVQSAIDPELMRKYIAFAKRNVFPTMTEEAKTVIEDFYVDLRSKGLDEGSAVPVTARKLEALVRLSEASARMRLGDHVEKRDAEKAVDIVMSSLKDVGVDPETGEFDADIVETGTSKSQRDRIKNIKALISEIQEEYEEGAPIEEVLDRAEEMGTERSTAEHEIEKLRQKGEVYEPQGGHLRSV
- a CDS encoding M14 family metallopeptidase, producing MSDNPFTDSSISRRQFVRLSAATGGALALPGQASADASAPAFDAEYEYLLNHTPDDYAVPTLVTFDDVGGLRAMEALVSETRTTAEPQPAGYATLSTTQAQRVADLPTAETLHFSPGANPFWRLGYYPLGVFPEPERSVDFLDYEEVAAGLDHLADVHDDRMRVLSVGESAGKYNNISDRRDPRDVLVVELAENVDDREAFAAKKQVLINCTIHGNERAGGEAAPRFIEEVLTGRERHIEALLEEYALVFTFTNPDGWAARRPQYESNGVPGAPLHERGNLGGDTNRQFPNPGWVSAAHTIAEPLGRTLDGETRPPDYVAETTPDMLAFVEHCRTYENLVCGIDLHGMLTSKDFVLALDGASQSSTDQLQNSFDLIEIIDDHVTEALPEWEQAGEALTPLTDQFNPSAAGLSAIPEQAFNYGTPVETIGYSGTGFVDEWMSFPEELGGLGIPSLTMEMAYSNTVGGNVFDPVRVGMQADGYRASIRGAVEFATRDVEGRFEGDGDIAYVETDSLTASAEDLPHPADAPDGDDASVSTTSETTVPAGGTGIATTTVGSETTALAVHPHVPQSVASARLRAPDGDIVREFDATDGRALGGACCGLPTWEVSTPAAGEWTLELRDELGEGSDARASFVQARGAGEAPDPREQLGYEQRDYEVTPLRYFEDFADDADVAVDGVTVEEVVEAPAPGKSVENGNASFTDGVDLSPYDHLVAIHDDGEADEEYVESLESFVESGGNLVVTDSGLNLLSAFESLDIVSADIYEQTGYVGQLDSVNDGHPLVTDRRPIQDHLWYIAPVGYSEDEAPVWSIDSNTFEESGGTVAGTAGGDVVVGTLELGAGTIQVVGSLLPEANQSNLHPFGMCDYATTYFGHLVMTNALRGQQVRAVDGRETVRVGRGSGE